The Acetobacter vaccinii genome has a window encoding:
- a CDS encoding MucR family transcriptional regulator, translating to MTISLEAPVASSFHVLTTEIVAAYVSSNTTAADQVPGLIADVYKTLVSLDADQAPEKDRVPAVPVKKSVYPDYIVCLEDGKKLKMLKRHLKSAYDMTPEQYRERWGLPADYPMVAPSYAAQRSRLAQEIGLGRSAAATQTGSETVTDAEPEDTQQPQRRGRPKKPSA from the coding sequence ATGACGATATCTTTGGAAGCACCTGTGGCTTCTTCATTTCATGTTCTGACGACCGAAATCGTGGCGGCCTATGTTTCCAGTAATACGACAGCGGCCGACCAGGTGCCGGGCCTCATAGCCGACGTTTACAAAACTCTGGTCAGTCTTGATGCAGACCAGGCCCCCGAAAAAGACCGTGTGCCAGCCGTGCCGGTGAAGAAATCCGTCTATCCAGACTATATTGTCTGCCTGGAAGACGGCAAAAAGCTCAAGATGCTCAAGCGGCATCTTAAATCAGCCTACGACATGACACCGGAACAGTATCGCGAACGCTGGGGCCTGCCTGCGGATTACCCGATGGTGGCCCCCAGCTATGCGGCGCAACGCTCCCGCCTCGCCCAGGAAATCGGCCTGGGCCGGAGTGCGGCCGCCACTCAGACGGGCAGTGAGACTGTTACTGACGCGGAACCGGAAGACACCCAGCAGCCCCAGCGGCGGGGTCGTCCTAAAAAACCCTCTGCCTGA
- a CDS encoding IS481 family transposase yields MLQIHPQARTTPAVRADIARSSEPTSVLARRYGISDETVRKWRRRGPDACQDRSSRPWKLAWKASEEERAIVCQLRRSTGFGLDDLTFVARHFLPHLKRDNIWRILKDAGLNRLPPASKAGPVRGQGTFRDYDPGYVHIDVKHLPKLQTADGERRKRFLYVAIDRCSRSVHLAVYDAENADNSVDFLKAVKTTFPFRITHILTDRGSCFTADAFEKACHDMGIDRRRTKAYSPQTNGMVERFNGRVATEVLPVCVSSHKDLEILLRGFCFAYNHRPQRVLGGITPAQCIMSWLEKHPASRNPDYVKPANRDIMKQIDEILDYANDVSQPDS; encoded by the coding sequence ATGCTTCAGATCCATCCACAGGCACGCACGACACCAGCGGTCCGGGCTGACATAGCGCGTTCGTCAGAACCGACATCCGTGCTCGCCAGACGCTACGGGATCAGCGATGAAACTGTCCGCAAGTGGCGCAGGCGTGGTCCAGACGCCTGCCAGGACCGCAGCAGCCGTCCCTGGAAACTGGCCTGGAAAGCCTCGGAGGAAGAGCGTGCCATTGTCTGTCAGCTTCGGCGTTCGACCGGTTTTGGCCTGGATGATCTGACCTTCGTCGCGCGGCATTTCCTGCCACATCTGAAACGGGACAATATCTGGCGTATTCTGAAAGATGCTGGACTGAACAGGTTACCTCCCGCTTCAAAGGCCGGGCCTGTGCGTGGACAGGGAACATTCCGGGATTACGATCCCGGTTATGTCCATATCGATGTAAAACATCTGCCTAAATTGCAGACAGCAGATGGAGAACGGCGGAAACGTTTTCTCTATGTCGCCATCGATAGATGCTCCCGCTCGGTCCATCTGGCCGTCTATGACGCAGAGAATGCCGATAATTCCGTCGATTTCCTCAAAGCTGTCAAAACTACCTTTCCTTTCCGGATCACCCATATTCTGACCGATCGTGGCTCCTGCTTTACGGCGGATGCCTTCGAAAAAGCCTGTCATGACATGGGTATCGACCGACGCCGGACCAAAGCTTACTCCCCTCAGACCAACGGAATGGTCGAACGCTTCAATGGCCGTGTCGCGACAGAGGTGTTACCGGTCTGTGTCTCAAGCCATAAGGATCTGGAAATTCTGCTCAGAGGCTTCTGTTTCGCTTACAATCATCGCCCGCAGCGTGTTCTGGGCGGCATAACTCCCGCCCAATGCATCATGTCGTGGCTTGAAAAACATCCCGCGTCTCGTAATCCTGATTACGTCAAACCAGCCAATCGTGACATCATGAAGCAGATCGACGAAATCCTCGATTATGCCAATGACGTCTCACAACCTGACAGCTAA
- a CDS encoding IS701 family transposase codes for MIQDMTSGGASVEETLYLWASGLGSAKERIVPLFTQKRVAASACAFLDVLIGNEPRKTGWMRAEAAGDPGPWRQQALLGRGHWDADALRDVVREHVVEHLGTEDGVLVIDETGFLKKGQASCGVGRQYTGSAGKITNCQIGVFATYVSARGHAFVDRALYLPKDWTSNRERLKQTHVPDDVVFATKPALASMMIERSIEAGVPFRCVAADSVYGVGDVERTLRRAGIGYVLGVRGNHWFGSWATSPLIAGEAKDIAANLPEQAWCRLSAGSGTKGKRLYDWAYLPLAGLDAEEFDCPIAGPWTRGLLIRRNIADGDLACFTTWCPKGTTLQELVNVEGTRWRIEECFETAKNEFGLDHNETRSWHGWHRHVSLVMLAYAVMASVRYQANSLKSKKTLHRTRQSLSAGPYRKSGVSS; via the coding sequence ATGATTCAGGATATGACGAGTGGCGGTGCGTCTGTTGAAGAGACGCTGTATTTGTGGGCGTCCGGGCTTGGGTCCGCCAAGGAACGGATCGTACCGTTGTTTACGCAGAAACGTGTCGCAGCTTCTGCGTGCGCCTTCCTGGACGTTCTGATTGGCAATGAACCACGTAAGACAGGATGGATGCGAGCGGAAGCCGCAGGAGATCCCGGTCCATGGCGGCAACAGGCGCTTCTGGGGCGCGGGCACTGGGATGCCGATGCCCTTCGCGATGTCGTCAGGGAGCATGTGGTCGAGCATCTGGGCACTGAAGATGGTGTGCTGGTCATCGATGAGACCGGTTTTCTGAAGAAAGGTCAGGCGTCCTGCGGTGTGGGGCGGCAATATACGGGCTCTGCCGGCAAGATCACGAACTGCCAGATTGGTGTATTTGCCACCTATGTATCGGCGCGGGGCCACGCCTTTGTTGACCGCGCCCTGTATCTTCCAAAAGACTGGACGTCGAACCGTGAGCGCCTGAAGCAGACCCACGTTCCTGATGACGTGGTGTTTGCAACCAAACCGGCGTTAGCCTCGATGATGATTGAGCGGAGTATTGAGGCCGGTGTGCCCTTCCGCTGTGTTGCAGCAGACAGCGTGTATGGCGTCGGCGATGTGGAACGCACGCTTCGCCGGGCAGGAATTGGATATGTCCTTGGGGTCAGAGGCAATCACTGGTTCGGGTCGTGGGCGACAAGCCCGCTGATTGCAGGAGAAGCCAAAGATATTGCTGCAAATCTTCCAGAGCAGGCCTGGTGCCGTCTGTCAGCGGGAAGCGGCACAAAGGGCAAGCGGTTATACGACTGGGCGTATCTTCCGCTTGCCGGTCTGGATGCTGAAGAATTTGACTGCCCTATAGCCGGCCCATGGACACGTGGCCTGTTGATCCGCCGGAACATCGCCGATGGAGACCTTGCCTGTTTTACGACATGGTGTCCAAAAGGAACAACCCTGCAGGAACTCGTGAACGTTGAAGGCACGCGCTGGAGAATCGAAGAATGTTTCGAGACGGCCAAAAACGAATTCGGTCTTGATCATAACGAAACCCGTTCCTGGCATGGTTGGCATCGGCATGTCTCTCTGGTCATGCTCGCCTATGCCGTCATGGCCAGTGTCCGTTACCAGGCAAACTCACTGAAGTCGAAAAAAACACTGCACCGGACACGACAGTCCTTGTCCGCTGGTCCATACAGGAAATCAGGCGTCTCGTCGTAA
- the fixJ gene encoding response regulator FixJ has product MNPDCIVHVIDDDEAVRESLVFLLLASGYTVRSYASADEFLVILNQIDCGCVITDIRMPGMDGLALVNRLQEGNSLLPVLPVIVITGHADIPLAVHAMKAGARDFIEKPFDEHSILNAVASALQCGVETSAERTHTHIVRQKIAVLTKRERQVLNGLVEGQSNKTIARELEISPRTIEIYRANLMTKMEAHSLSELVRMALMAKSN; this is encoded by the coding sequence ATGAATCCTGATTGTATTGTCCATGTGATTGATGATGATGAGGCTGTGCGTGAGTCGCTAGTCTTCCTGCTACTCGCATCAGGATATACTGTACGGTCCTATGCATCAGCTGACGAGTTTCTGGTCATTCTTAATCAGATTGATTGTGGCTGTGTCATCACAGATATCCGGATGCCTGGTATGGACGGACTTGCTCTCGTCAACCGCCTCCAGGAAGGTAACTCACTTCTTCCAGTCCTTCCGGTTATCGTAATAACGGGACATGCTGACATTCCTCTGGCAGTGCATGCCATGAAGGCTGGTGCTCGCGACTTTATTGAAAAACCATTTGACGAGCATTCTATTCTCAACGCAGTAGCTTCTGCTTTGCAGTGCGGTGTCGAAACCAGTGCAGAACGGACTCATACACATATCGTCCGTCAAAAGATTGCTGTTCTGACGAAGAGAGAACGACAGGTTCTCAATGGTCTTGTCGAAGGGCAGTCAAACAAGACTATCGCTCGCGAACTTGAAATAAGTCCCCGAACGATAGAAATTTATCGTGCAAATCTTATGACAAAAATGGAAGCTCACAGCCTGTCGGAATTGGTGCGGATGGCCCTTATGGCCAAGAGTAATTAG
- a CDS encoding sensor histidine kinase: MTGGLFPGLAAATLASVVGSLLLTHDGAPQIENWVETILFATLCVLITCGGEWLLRARKRTTAMAQRILERETHLRSILDAVPDAIIILDEQGIVQSFSHAAEMLLRRKATETIGENIAAIVPELATPPAVDRQRLAAIARRGDETTIPVDLSIGHLTSGGHSFVIAFLRDLTEREEADRRVRQLQAEVMHISRLSAMGEMAATLAHELNQPLTAITNFLNGGRRLLQAETGQNKRVQEAMDKAAAQALRAGQIIRSLRDFVSRGEGEPGLQSLTELVEEVAALALVGIAERGIDVSFRLDSRVDKVIADKIQIQQVLLNLIRNAVDSMEDCEERHLIVAVEAFESMARISVTDTGSGVSPEIMHRLFEPFSTTKDHGMGVGLSICRTIVEAHGGRIWVQQKPGGGTSFLFTIPCALIEEFSE, translated from the coding sequence GTGACCGGCGGCCTTTTCCCAGGTCTGGCCGCTGCGACCCTCGCATCGGTGGTCGGCTCCCTGCTCCTGACGCACGACGGCGCACCACAGATTGAAAATTGGGTCGAAACGATCCTGTTCGCAACACTCTGTGTCCTGATCACCTGCGGGGGCGAATGGCTGCTGCGTGCCCGTAAGCGAACAACTGCGATGGCGCAACGCATCCTCGAACGCGAAACTCATCTTCGCTCCATTCTCGACGCTGTTCCCGATGCTATCATTATCTTGGACGAACAGGGCATTGTGCAGTCATTTAGCCACGCAGCGGAGATGCTTTTGAGGCGGAAGGCAACGGAAACAATCGGGGAAAATATCGCGGCTATCGTCCCGGAGCTTGCGACACCGCCGGCCGTTGATCGGCAGAGGCTTGCGGCGATCGCCCGCCGAGGGGACGAGACGACGATCCCCGTCGATCTGTCCATCGGACATCTGACCTCTGGCGGACACTCCTTTGTAATTGCTTTTCTTCGTGACCTTACAGAGCGCGAGGAGGCGGATCGCCGCGTACGGCAGTTGCAGGCTGAAGTCATGCATATTTCCCGTTTGTCGGCTATGGGTGAGATGGCAGCCACACTAGCGCATGAACTCAATCAGCCACTGACGGCCATAACGAACTTTCTCAACGGCGGCCGCCGCCTTCTGCAGGCGGAAACAGGACAGAACAAGCGTGTGCAGGAGGCCATGGACAAGGCGGCAGCGCAGGCTCTGCGAGCTGGCCAAATCATACGATCGTTGCGAGATTTTGTGTCGCGAGGCGAAGGTGAACCGGGGCTGCAAAGCTTGACGGAGCTTGTGGAAGAGGTGGCGGCGCTAGCCTTGGTCGGGATCGCAGAGCGTGGAATTGATGTGTCTTTTCGGCTTGATTCTCGTGTTGATAAGGTTATCGCGGATAAAATTCAAATTCAGCAGGTTCTTCTCAACCTGATCCGTAATGCAGTGGACTCTATGGAGGATTGCGAAGAGCGGCATCTTATTGTTGCAGTAGAAGCTTTCGAAAGCATGGCTAGAATTTCCGTGACAGATACTGGTTCTGGAGTAAGTCCTGAGATTATGCACAGGCTGTTCGAGCCTTTTTCTACGACGAAAGATCATGGTATGGGAGTTGGACTATCGATCTGCCGTACTATTGTGGAGGCTCATGGAGGACGCATTTGGGTACAACAGAAGCCAGGGGGGGGAACGTCCTTTCTTTTTACCATTCCTTGCGCACTGATTGAGGAGTTCAGTGAATGA
- a CDS encoding sorbitol dehydrogenase family protein, which yields MSFHKKFKIKRRGLLLGMSALATAASFTQSRSFAASTGEIYEPDSILLFMLVSKILVPHELDHFVGQKIYTALSESEENFDNTLHVIQGFIIENAVVDVEHLIPALTDMTLKNSALKIISAWYSGVVHGKSGDRVVAFEEALMFKVTNDVMTIPSYAKSAPNAWNATAVPLLNIPSF from the coding sequence ATGTCCTTTCATAAAAAATTCAAAATAAAAAGACGAGGGCTGCTCCTTGGCATGAGTGCGCTTGCCACCGCTGCCAGCTTTACGCAGTCTCGAAGCTTTGCAGCATCAACCGGGGAAATATATGAGCCTGATAGCATCTTGCTTTTTATGCTCGTCTCGAAAATTCTTGTTCCTCACGAACTGGATCACTTTGTCGGTCAAAAAATCTACACAGCACTCAGTGAGTCTGAAGAGAATTTTGACAATACATTACATGTAATTCAGGGCTTCATAATAGAAAATGCCGTCGTGGATGTTGAGCACCTCATACCGGCACTGACTGATATGACACTGAAAAACTCAGCTCTGAAAATAATATCCGCTTGGTATTCAGGTGTAGTGCACGGCAAATCGGGCGACCGCGTTGTCGCCTTTGAAGAGGCGCTCATGTTCAAAGTCACCAACGATGTCATGACGATCCCCTCCTACGCGAAGTCAGCACCCAATGCATGGAATGCGACTGCCGTTCCCCTCCTGAACATACCTTCGTTCTGA